Proteins encoded in a region of the Benincasa hispida cultivar B227 chromosome 2, ASM972705v1, whole genome shotgun sequence genome:
- the LOC120070629 gene encoding uncharacterized protein At5g50100, chloroplastic isoform X2 — protein sequence MAFGGAAATAMTSKFAARITNPIRLSSSQLPKLGLHRTPVLHPQPFSPFPTNQPGLKYQIRAISEAAVDPVSSNKEKGERSLQSWKIKMLYDGDCPLCMREVNMLRERNKQYGTIKFVDISSDDYSPEENQGLDYKTVMGRIHAILADGTVVRDVEAFRKLYEQVDLGWVYAVTKYEPFGRLADAAYSLWARYRLQLTGRPPLEDILAARKKNQEGVCNDSNACKR from the exons ATGGCGTTTGGAGGAGCAGCTGCCACTGCCATGACGTCCAAATTTGCAGCAAGAATCACCAATCCAATTCGACTGTCATCTTCTCAACTTCCCAAGCTCGGCCTCCATCGCACTCCTGTGCTTCATCCACAACCCTTCTCCCCATTTCCAACCAATCAACCCG GATTGAAGTACCAAATTCGTGCTATAAGTGAAGCTGCAGTAGATCCTGTTTCTTCAAATAAAGAGAAGGGAGAACGATCCCTTCAAAGTTGGAAGATCAAAATGCTCTATGATGGAGATTGCCCACTCTGCATGCGTGAG GTTAACATGCTAAGAGAGAGGAATAAGCAATATGGTACAATCAAGTTTGTTGACATTAGTTCAGATGATTATTCGCCCGAAGAAAATCAGGGTCTTGACTACAAAACC GTTATGGGAAGAATCCATGCGATCCTTGCAGATGGTACTGTAGTCAGAGACGTTGAA GCGTTTAGAAAACTTTATGAACAAGTTGATCTTGGATGGGTATATGCTGTTACAAAATATGAACCA TTTGGAAGATTAGCCGATGCTGCATATAGTCTTTGGGCGAGGTATCGTCTTCAGTTGACAG GTCGGCCACCTCTAGAAGATATTCTGGCAGCCCGAAAGAAAAACCAG GAGGGAGTATGTAACGACAGCAATGCTTGCAAGAGGTAA
- the LOC120070629 gene encoding uncharacterized protein At5g50100, chloroplastic isoform X1: MAFGGAAATAMTSKFAARITNPIRLSSSQLPKLGLHRTPVLHPQPFSPFPTNQPGLKYQIRAISEAAVDPVSSNKEKGERSLQSWKIKMLYDGDCPLCMREVNMLRERNKQYGTIKFVDISSDDYSPEENQGLDYKTVMGRIHAILADGTVVRDVEAFRKLYEQVDLGWVYAVTKYEPFGRLADAAYSLWARYRLQLTGRPPLEDILAARKKNQVNLYAWYELIFVFPFGSTRGISTSFNLQE, encoded by the exons ATGGCGTTTGGAGGAGCAGCTGCCACTGCCATGACGTCCAAATTTGCAGCAAGAATCACCAATCCAATTCGACTGTCATCTTCTCAACTTCCCAAGCTCGGCCTCCATCGCACTCCTGTGCTTCATCCACAACCCTTCTCCCCATTTCCAACCAATCAACCCG GATTGAAGTACCAAATTCGTGCTATAAGTGAAGCTGCAGTAGATCCTGTTTCTTCAAATAAAGAGAAGGGAGAACGATCCCTTCAAAGTTGGAAGATCAAAATGCTCTATGATGGAGATTGCCCACTCTGCATGCGTGAG GTTAACATGCTAAGAGAGAGGAATAAGCAATATGGTACAATCAAGTTTGTTGACATTAGTTCAGATGATTATTCGCCCGAAGAAAATCAGGGTCTTGACTACAAAACC GTTATGGGAAGAATCCATGCGATCCTTGCAGATGGTACTGTAGTCAGAGACGTTGAA GCGTTTAGAAAACTTTATGAACAAGTTGATCTTGGATGGGTATATGCTGTTACAAAATATGAACCA TTTGGAAGATTAGCCGATGCTGCATATAGTCTTTGGGCGAGGTATCGTCTTCAGTTGACAG GTCGGCCACCTCTAGAAGATATTCTGGCAGCCCGAAAGAAAAACCAGGTAAATTTGTATGCTTGGTATGAACTAATCTTTGTCTTTCCCTTCGGGTCCACACGAGGTATATCCACCAGTTTTAACTTACAAGAATGA
- the LOC120070928 gene encoding calmodulin-binding protein 60 A isoform X1, producing the protein MLVFLVHCNLRQYHRIVLCLYVFWPPMLSQKRNPDDGDGPADGDNPDDKRRKFCFRSVVRDALSLQSMQQLLEPVIRKVVREEVELALRKYITNVPRNDEKNDRKEIYSSGPRCFQLKFVTDISLPVFTGARIEGRNSSNLTVALVDTLTGEVVGTVPQSSAKVEIVVLEGDFEGGGDNYTIEEFKNNIVREREGKKPLLTGDTFVSLKDGIGLVGEICFTDNSSWTRSRRFRLGARIIDNNDGTRILEAKTASFVVRDHRGELYKKHHPPFLQDEVWRLQKISKDGAYHKRLSQEKIETVKDFLTQLYVQPSRLRNILGPGMSTKMWEATIEHAQTCVLDRKIYVYKPHDVEQKSGVVFNVVGQVMGLLSDYQYVPIDKLSESEKADAHDLVISAYKHWEEVDSIDDETCLVGGSSHPLSFCYTPSSPMEDHSYGIKYLASPKFSGFDFTPSNAYSSDVISSMGSIGSPSGLDDHAFQGFDSMVVRYEMPSSPNFANSSLICDSEPLNSSFFNVDHMQVLESDLQCSSILESRATTTTLQGGSSSCGAQMRWTKVYGVLKWYFLLRLVIRRNKHRFER; encoded by the exons ATGTTGGTCTTTTTAGTTCATTGCAATCTTCGCCAATACCATCGCATCGTTCTGTGTCTGTATGTCTTCTGGCCTCCTATGTTGTCCCAGAAAAGAAACCCAGATGATGGAGATGGGCCGGCGGATGGTGATAATCCTGATGATAAGCGTAGAAAGTTTTGTTTTAGGAG TGTGGTTCGTGATGCCCTATCATTGCAGTCAATGCAACAGCTATTGGAGCCAGTCATTCGTAAAGTG GTAAGGGAGGAAGTTGAATTGGCACTAAGAAAGTACATTACCAATGTGCCAAG GAATGATGAGAAGAATGACAGGAAAGAAATCTATTCTTCCGGGCCAAGATGCTTTCAATTGAAGTTCGTAACTGATATTTCTCTCCCGGTATTTACTGGAGCTCGCATTGAAGGAAGAAATAGTTCCAACTTGACGGTGGCTTTGGTTGACACCTTAACTGGGGAAGTTGTTGGCACTGTGCCTCAATCCTCAGCCAAAGTGGAAATTGTAGTGCTTGAGGGTGATTTTGAGGGTGGAGGTGATAACTACACTATAGAGGAGTTTAAGAATAACATTgtaagagagagagaaggaaaGAAACCACTTCTTACAGGAGACACATTTGTGAGTCTCAAAGATGGCATTGGTTTGGTAGGTGAGATTTGTTTCACTGACAACTCAAGCTGGACTAGAAGCCGTCGGTTCAGGCTGGGTGCAAGAATTATAGACAACAATGATGGAACGAGAATACTGGAAGCAAAGACTGCGTCTTTTGTGGTCAGAGATCACCGTGGAGAAT TGTACAAAAAGCACCACCCTCCATTTCTGCAGGACGAAGTATGGAGATTGCAGAAAATTAGCAAGGATGGAGCCTATCATAAGCGCCTGAGCCAAGAAAAAATCGAGACAGTGAAAGATTTCCTAACTCAGCTTTATGTACAACCTTCAAGGCTTCGTAAT ATTCTTGGCCCTGGTATGTCTACCAAAATGTGGGAAGCTACAATTGAGCATGCACAGACATGTGTGCTCGATCGGAAGATTTACGTGTACAAACCTCATGATGTGGAACAGAAAAGCGGAGTCGTCTTTAATGTTGTAGGACAAGTGATGGGGCTACTTTCAGATTACCAGTACGTTCCCATAGATAAGCTATCTGAAAGTGAAAAG GCTGATGCTCACGACTTGGTTATCTCTGCATACAAACACTGGGAAGAAGTCGACTCTATTGATGATGAAACTTGTCTTGTAGGTGGCTCTTCTCACCCTCTCAGTTTCTGCTACACCCCGAGCTCACCCATGGAGGACCATTCTTATGGTATCAAGTATTTGGCATCTCCAAAATTTAGTGGCTTTGATTTCACACCATCAAATGCCTATTCATCCGATGTAATTTCATCGATGGGTTCTATTGGGAGTCCTAGCGGCTTGGACGATCATGCTTTCCAGGGTTTTGATTCTATGGTTGTAAGATATGAGATGCCAAGTTCCCCAAACTTTGCCAACTCTTCTCTGATCTGCGATTCCGAGCCACTAAACTCATCTTTCTTTAACGTGGATCATATGCAAGTTTTAGAGTCCGATTTGCAATGTAGCTCGATTTTAGAATCACGAGCGACTACAACCACTCTTCAAGGTGGCTCCTCATCATGTGGTGCTCAAATGAGATGGACTAAGGTATATGGTGTGCTAAAATGGTACTTTTTGTTGAGATTGGTAATTAGAAGAAACAAACACAGGTTCGAGAGATAA
- the LOC120070928 gene encoding calmodulin-binding protein 60 A isoform X3 — protein MLVFLVHCNLRQYHRIVLCLYVFWPPMLSQKRNPDDGDGPADGDNPDDKRRKFCFRSVVRDALSLQSMQQLLEPVIRKVVREEVELALRKYITNVPRNDEKNDRKEIYSSGPRCFQLKFVTDISLPVFTGARIEGRNSSNLTVALVDTLTGEVVGTVPQSSAKVEIVVLEGDFEGGGDNYTIEEFKNNIVREREGKKPLLTGDTFVSLKDGIGLVGEICFTDNSSWTRSRRFRLGARIIDNNDGTRILEAKTASFVVRDHRGELYKKHHPPFLQDEVWRLQKISKDGAYHKRLSQEKIETVKDFLTQLYVQPSRLRNILGPGMSTKMWEATIEHAQTCVLDRKIYVYKPHDVEQKSGVVFNVVGQVMGLLSDYQLMLTTWLSLHTNTGKKSTLLMMKLVL, from the exons ATGTTGGTCTTTTTAGTTCATTGCAATCTTCGCCAATACCATCGCATCGTTCTGTGTCTGTATGTCTTCTGGCCTCCTATGTTGTCCCAGAAAAGAAACCCAGATGATGGAGATGGGCCGGCGGATGGTGATAATCCTGATGATAAGCGTAGAAAGTTTTGTTTTAGGAG TGTGGTTCGTGATGCCCTATCATTGCAGTCAATGCAACAGCTATTGGAGCCAGTCATTCGTAAAGTG GTAAGGGAGGAAGTTGAATTGGCACTAAGAAAGTACATTACCAATGTGCCAAG GAATGATGAGAAGAATGACAGGAAAGAAATCTATTCTTCCGGGCCAAGATGCTTTCAATTGAAGTTCGTAACTGATATTTCTCTCCCGGTATTTACTGGAGCTCGCATTGAAGGAAGAAATAGTTCCAACTTGACGGTGGCTTTGGTTGACACCTTAACTGGGGAAGTTGTTGGCACTGTGCCTCAATCCTCAGCCAAAGTGGAAATTGTAGTGCTTGAGGGTGATTTTGAGGGTGGAGGTGATAACTACACTATAGAGGAGTTTAAGAATAACATTgtaagagagagagaaggaaaGAAACCACTTCTTACAGGAGACACATTTGTGAGTCTCAAAGATGGCATTGGTTTGGTAGGTGAGATTTGTTTCACTGACAACTCAAGCTGGACTAGAAGCCGTCGGTTCAGGCTGGGTGCAAGAATTATAGACAACAATGATGGAACGAGAATACTGGAAGCAAAGACTGCGTCTTTTGTGGTCAGAGATCACCGTGGAGAAT TGTACAAAAAGCACCACCCTCCATTTCTGCAGGACGAAGTATGGAGATTGCAGAAAATTAGCAAGGATGGAGCCTATCATAAGCGCCTGAGCCAAGAAAAAATCGAGACAGTGAAAGATTTCCTAACTCAGCTTTATGTACAACCTTCAAGGCTTCGTAAT ATTCTTGGCCCTGGTATGTCTACCAAAATGTGGGAAGCTACAATTGAGCATGCACAGACATGTGTGCTCGATCGGAAGATTTACGTGTACAAACCTCATGATGTGGAACAGAAAAGCGGAGTCGTCTTTAATGTTGTAGGACAAGTGATGGGGCTACTTTCAGATTACCA GCTGATGCTCACGACTTGGTTATCTCTGCATACAAACACTGGGAAGAAGTCGACTCTATTGATGATGAAACTTGTCTTGTAG
- the LOC120070928 gene encoding calmodulin-binding protein 60 A isoform X2 produces MSSGLLCCPRKETQMMEMGRRMVIILMISVESFVLGGTTTTRVVRDALSLQSMQQLLEPVIRKVVREEVELALRKYITNVPRNDEKNDRKEIYSSGPRCFQLKFVTDISLPVFTGARIEGRNSSNLTVALVDTLTGEVVGTVPQSSAKVEIVVLEGDFEGGGDNYTIEEFKNNIVREREGKKPLLTGDTFVSLKDGIGLVGEICFTDNSSWTRSRRFRLGARIIDNNDGTRILEAKTASFVVRDHRGELYKKHHPPFLQDEVWRLQKISKDGAYHKRLSQEKIETVKDFLTQLYVQPSRLRNILGPGMSTKMWEATIEHAQTCVLDRKIYVYKPHDVEQKSGVVFNVVGQVMGLLSDYQYVPIDKLSESEKADAHDLVISAYKHWEEVDSIDDETCLVGGSSHPLSFCYTPSSPMEDHSYGIKYLASPKFSGFDFTPSNAYSSDVISSMGSIGSPSGLDDHAFQGFDSMVVRYEMPSSPNFANSSLICDSEPLNSSFFNVDHMQVLESDLQCSSILESRATTTTLQGGSSSCGAQMRWTKVYGVLKWYFLLRLVIRRNKHRFER; encoded by the exons ATGTCTTCTGGCCTCCTATGTTGTCCCAGAAAAGAAACCCAGATGATGGAGATGGGCCGGCGGATGGTGATAATCCTGATGATAAGCGTAGAAAGTTTTGTTTTAGGAGGTACTACTACCACACG TGTGGTTCGTGATGCCCTATCATTGCAGTCAATGCAACAGCTATTGGAGCCAGTCATTCGTAAAGTG GTAAGGGAGGAAGTTGAATTGGCACTAAGAAAGTACATTACCAATGTGCCAAG GAATGATGAGAAGAATGACAGGAAAGAAATCTATTCTTCCGGGCCAAGATGCTTTCAATTGAAGTTCGTAACTGATATTTCTCTCCCGGTATTTACTGGAGCTCGCATTGAAGGAAGAAATAGTTCCAACTTGACGGTGGCTTTGGTTGACACCTTAACTGGGGAAGTTGTTGGCACTGTGCCTCAATCCTCAGCCAAAGTGGAAATTGTAGTGCTTGAGGGTGATTTTGAGGGTGGAGGTGATAACTACACTATAGAGGAGTTTAAGAATAACATTgtaagagagagagaaggaaaGAAACCACTTCTTACAGGAGACACATTTGTGAGTCTCAAAGATGGCATTGGTTTGGTAGGTGAGATTTGTTTCACTGACAACTCAAGCTGGACTAGAAGCCGTCGGTTCAGGCTGGGTGCAAGAATTATAGACAACAATGATGGAACGAGAATACTGGAAGCAAAGACTGCGTCTTTTGTGGTCAGAGATCACCGTGGAGAAT TGTACAAAAAGCACCACCCTCCATTTCTGCAGGACGAAGTATGGAGATTGCAGAAAATTAGCAAGGATGGAGCCTATCATAAGCGCCTGAGCCAAGAAAAAATCGAGACAGTGAAAGATTTCCTAACTCAGCTTTATGTACAACCTTCAAGGCTTCGTAAT ATTCTTGGCCCTGGTATGTCTACCAAAATGTGGGAAGCTACAATTGAGCATGCACAGACATGTGTGCTCGATCGGAAGATTTACGTGTACAAACCTCATGATGTGGAACAGAAAAGCGGAGTCGTCTTTAATGTTGTAGGACAAGTGATGGGGCTACTTTCAGATTACCAGTACGTTCCCATAGATAAGCTATCTGAAAGTGAAAAG GCTGATGCTCACGACTTGGTTATCTCTGCATACAAACACTGGGAAGAAGTCGACTCTATTGATGATGAAACTTGTCTTGTAGGTGGCTCTTCTCACCCTCTCAGTTTCTGCTACACCCCGAGCTCACCCATGGAGGACCATTCTTATGGTATCAAGTATTTGGCATCTCCAAAATTTAGTGGCTTTGATTTCACACCATCAAATGCCTATTCATCCGATGTAATTTCATCGATGGGTTCTATTGGGAGTCCTAGCGGCTTGGACGATCATGCTTTCCAGGGTTTTGATTCTATGGTTGTAAGATATGAGATGCCAAGTTCCCCAAACTTTGCCAACTCTTCTCTGATCTGCGATTCCGAGCCACTAAACTCATCTTTCTTTAACGTGGATCATATGCAAGTTTTAGAGTCCGATTTGCAATGTAGCTCGATTTTAGAATCACGAGCGACTACAACCACTCTTCAAGGTGGCTCCTCATCATGTGGTGCTCAAATGAGATGGACTAAGGTATATGGTGTGCTAAAATGGTACTTTTTGTTGAGATTGGTAATTAGAAGAAACAAACACAGGTTCGAGAGATAA
- the LOC120070786 gene encoding LIM domain-containing protein WLIM1-like: MKMAFLGTTQKCKACDKTVYLVDQLTADNKVYHKACFRCHHCKSTLKLFNYSSFEGVLYCKPHFDQLFKMTGSLEKSFEGTPRTLRTDRSTNQVQSNSKVSSLFAGTQDKCVTCKKTVYPIEKVAVDSKSYHRACFRCSHGGCVISPSNYIAHEHRLYCRHHHNQLFKQKGNFSQLDKHEEIKGSD, from the exons ATGAAGATGGCTTTTTTAGGGACGACCCAAAAGTGCAAAGCTTGTGACAAGACTGTTTATTTGGTTGATCAGCTCACTGCTGATAACAAAGTTTACCATAAGGCTTGTTTCAGATGCCACCATTGCAAGAGCACTCTAAAG TTGTTCAATTACTCCTCCTTTGAGGGTGTATTGTATTGCAAACCTCACTTTGATCAGTTGTTCAAGATGACTGGAAGCTTGGAAAAAAGTTTTGAAG GTACTCCAAGAACCCTGAGAACAGACAGATCTACCAATCAG GTACAATCCAACAGCAAAGTGTCAAGTTTATTTGCTGGAACTCAAGATAAATGTGTTACTTGCAAGAAAACTGTTTATCCAATTGAGAAG GTGGCAGTAGATAGTAAATCATACCACAGAGCTTGCTTCAGGTGCTCACATGGAGGATGTGTGATTAGCCCGTCAAACTACATAGCACATGAACATCGACTCTACTGTAGGCATCATCACAACCAACTCTTCAAACAGAAGGGAAATTTCAGCCAACTTGACAAGCATGAAGAGATTAAAGGAAGTGACTAA
- the LOC120071913 gene encoding succinate dehydrogenase subunit 7A, mitochondrial-like — MAFFLNKTTLASHFRSQSQVDPSSLSRRGFHVEPGAREKALLAEDPSLRRFKSHKKGVSRIKRIGDILTIVVVAGGCYEIYVKATMREEARQQAKTASGST; from the exons ATGGCGTTTTTCCTCAACAAAACCACTCTTGCCTCTCATTTCCGATCTCAATCCCAG GTGGATCCTTCGTCACTCTCGCGCCGTGGATTCCACGTCGAACCAGGGGCTCGTGAAAAGGCT ttattAGCTGAGGACCCTTCTCTAAGGCGGTTCAAATCACACAAGAAAGGTGTCTCTCGAATCAAAAGAATTGGAGATATACTGACCATTGTGGTTGTTGCAG gAGGTTGCTATGAAATCTATGTGAAAGCAACCATGCGAGAAGAAGCTCGGCAGCAGGCAAAGACAGCTAGCGGAAGTACATGA